GCGGCCGCCCGTCCCGTGTATCAATATCGACATGCTGGGGATTGGTAACGGTATCCGTATACATGGCAATATAATCCTGCTCGGATATTGCCTCCGGATCTTTATTGAGAAGCGAATGATAAATTATTCTTCCGCGCGGCTCGGGATCGGGCCAGAGTTCCTTGGTTCCCGACCAGCCGTCGGCCCCGACCGAAACGAGCGTGTCACGGCCGATTACGGCGCCAATCCAGAAGGCCCCCGCGAAAAGATAACTCGCCTGCCCCGGGTAAGGATATATGCATGACGGGGCGTCACCGCCAAAAGGATCGCTGGCGCCGGATATAAAACCTTTGCCGAAGTGCCCCTGATTGGTAACGGTTATTCCGATCCGGCCGATCTTGTGGCAGGCGACTGTTACAAATGGTTCATCAGCCGATATCTTTCCGACAAAATTGGACTGTTCGGACAGGTCGTATTTCGCCCGCCCGAATGTCAGAACCGGGGCGGCTGTGAATAACAATACTATGATTGAATATTTTAGAAATTTTTTCATAAGGCAAACATCTGTATATTTTGATAGCTCATTTCTTCTCCGACGGACAGACAATTTATACTCCAACCGCCTGTAATATTATCCGGTTTGTGCAGATATATAATTTAAGCTATTTTCCCCGCAAATGCAAGCCCGTAAGACAATTCGGCGTGCACATCAAAGGACAATTTCGGTATTTATCGGGCTATTGACTCCTTAACGAAATACGACTGATTCTCAGAATCCTTTTCACCTCTATGAAATATTGACGCCGCAGAATAAAATATGTTGAGAAATAATCGGCGTGCCGGGGCCGACCATCTTTCCAAATTGAGACCTAATATATTGCAAGGCAATGAATTGATTGTCCGTCGGGCCAAATTTTTAACGGGTATTACACGGAACTTTTGGTAAATAAAAATGTTTTAATTAAACAAATACACCTGAATTTGTGGAAAAAGAATCGTATCAGTGTGAATGATTCACTATTAATGGGACTATGGAATCTTCATCATATATCAGGAAATTAACACGACCTTAAAAAGGTCTCATGTCATAGGAAAGGACTGCTGAATGCGAATGGAACGATTGGTAATGCTGGTAATCTCCGCCGTTATTATCCTGACTATTCCCGGTATGGCTGCGGCTGAAGGATCAATGTCGGTAAAGGGCATCGGCCCCCGCCTGGGATTGGGTATAAATCCGGATCAATTTGTCGTCGGAGTTCAGGCGAGTATGGGCCAAATATTTAAAGTAGCGCGCCTGGCGCCGAGTATCGATGTTGGATTCGGCGATCATGTCACCGACGTTACTTTTAATGCCGACTTGCAGTTGACATTACTCAAGCCCCCTAAATCGACGGCTTCCTTTTACGGCCTGGTCGGTCCGACCCTGATATATCTTGATCCCGACTTCGGAGACAGCAACACCGAAATCGGCATCAGTATCGGGGGCGGGTTGAAAATTCCAATGGGAGAAAGCAGCCTTTATAATCTGGAAGCCCGTGTCGGTCTGGGCGATATTCCGGATTTCAAACTTATGCTCGGCGTCTATTTCGGCGGAGCCTCAAAGAAAGACAAGTCATAATCAATATATAATTAACTCAGGACCGGCATTTAATTGGTTCGGTCTTTTTAAGAAACATTATGCATTTCGAAAACGAGAAAAAAAGCGGCTTTTCGGCCAAAGCCATCATTGTCGCGATAGCAGTTTTGATCATATTGATCATATTTCTTCAGAATACCGGAGTCGTGACCTTCCGGTTGTTTTTCTGGAGTTTCAGCATGTCTCAGATTCTGCTGTTGCCGTTGATCTTTTTGGTCGGCTTTGTCGCCGGTTTTATAACGAATCTGGTTTTGTCGCGGAAGAAATCGGAATAGCTCCGGCCTTTACAAGGGCCGTTATCTCTTTCGATTTCCGGGCAATATCTGGCGTCCGACGGACAGCCATTTCAATATCGAATATCCCATAAACTGTATCATGATGGGGAAGCTCTTCTCTTTGGGTTCATGGAAAGTCATGATAAAAAATGCCGCTATCAGCCGCATCAGGCCCGATATGACAAAGAGAATATGGTAATTTACGATGGTTTGCCCCATAATCGGCCAGTGGATATGATGCCAGCTTTCGGCCAGGATTCCACCTATTATAGATGACATAAAGAAGGCCAGCCCGGTAACAACCGAGAACATGGCCAGGTATATGGTCCGGCCCTTCCTGGGGCTGTTGGCTATCGGTATATTGAAGGCGGCCAGGTTGAAGCCGGCCCAGAGCGCGCCGGAATATACAGCCTCAAAAGCCAGAATTCCCAGGTGCCCCGGGCGTGGGACAAGCCAGAGCATGGGAACAACGGCGATGCCGAAAGCGCAGAAGACCGCCACCGGTTTGCTGCCGAAGCGGTCAATCAGAATTCCCCATGGTTTATTCAATAATATCGCGGCCAGCGCGGCGACACTCGAGTATATCGAGATCAGGGTAAAACTCATGTCGAGATTAATAAGCATGTGCGGTGCAAAAAATGAGGCGGAAATACCGAGGGCAAAATTCCAGTAGAAAAATATTTTTATCAGATAGGTAAAATTCCGGTCCTTCAGAGGGGATAAAAAGTAGGACCAGCTGACATCGGTCTTAATTGTCTCGGGTGGCCGGTCGGGTAATCTGTTGAGCAGAATTACTGCTGCCAGGGCAAACAGACAACCGGCCGCGATAATTACCGCGAAGCCGCTGTTTTCACGGTCTATCGCCCTGAATTCGTCGAGGATTATACCGCCGAGAATAGTCGCCGTCATGGTGGCAATGGCCACCGCGGCGCTTCGGTTTCCCAGATATCGCCCTCGAATCTTCTCCGGAACCAGGTCGGCTATCCATGATAACCACCCGGCGGTTGCCAGCATGGTGGCGATATTGGAAATGATAACGATTAAAATCATCGCCTCCAGCCGCCAATTTCCGGCGAAAAATATTACCGGAAGCATCAGCCACCAGATTTGCCGCGCGACGGCTGAATTCCAGACCGCCATCCTCTTTCTCTGGCCGGTTCGATCCGAAAAATAGGCCGAGACTATCTGCGCCGATTGAGCCAGAAAGGGAATTGCGGCCAGCAGACCGATATGAAAATCATTGGCTCCGAATAAAAGGGCCAGACCGGTAAGAAAAGCCCCACCGGTGACGGTGATAAAAACGGTTGCGAAAGCTCCTTCCACCGATAAGAAAAGAAGCTGCTTTCTTACAAGAGTGGTCCCGTTATGATCTAAAAAAGTACCGTTTGTTTCCAAGCTGCCGTTCCGTCTATTTCATATGAATCCGCATTAACCACACAACACAACCATCATGGCATGGGAAAATGATACCAAAGGTCGTCGAAGTCAAGAAGAGTATTTTTTTATTCCTCTCGAAATTGCCAATTACGGTTTTATGATCCGATCAATAATCTCCCTGTCATCCGGCAGGAGTTCGGCATCGACCAAACGGGGGACAAGCTCCCGCCAGGATTCATCAATCAGGAAAACCTGCTTGAAAATGGGCAGCGAACTTTCGACTTCACCGGCTGTAACCAGGGTTGCGGCATACCAGAAAAGCACTTCCGGATTTCCGGGGGCCATCTCCGAAGCCTTCATATATTCCTCTTTGGCCCTTACGAAATCCTTTTCGGTGATGTATATGTCACCTTTATCCATATGCTCGTAGGCGCGCGAGATATTCAGCAATCGCCGCAGTTCTACCAGCGGTTCGGGTGAATCATCGACGCGGATATCAATCAGTCGATCTTTCCACGGCATCCCGGTCGGGGTGCCCGAGACGACCACCATCGCCGCCGACTGTTTGCCCCGAATATCGCCGCCCTCATTTTGCGCCGCTTCGAGGGCGGCCATCATTTTGTCGGCCAAATCACCCTCACTGTTTTCGAAAGCTTTTGCCATAGCCGGCCAAACCGTTGCATTGCGCATTAAATTGGTCTGAACCGAGTAATTTTTGCCGATCAAATGCCCCGCTTCGGCGATGCATTTGCCTCCGGTATGAGTCGCGACAACGCCGTTTTTATCAATCATGGCCACCTGCCTGACAGCATTATCCGGGTCGGAGACCAGAAGACCTTCCAATGCCTGCTCGGCCGATTTTCCATTGCGCATCATGGCCAGCCCCAGCGGGCCGTACGAAAACTCGACCAGTGATTGAGTCGCGACCGCCCCGATCCCCGGCTCCAGCCAGATAACATCACCTACCTTGAACCAATGCGATTGTACTGCCGCACCGAACTGCCCGGTGGCCGAATCATAACAGACAATTGAAAAGGTATTGACCGGCCGGATGGGGAGATCCCTTTGATCCTGAGCGAACCCGCCGACTGATATTATTAACATCAGCAGGCATGTTATGAAAAATCGTCGCATAAAAGCTCCTTTCGAATTGCTATAAAGAAGGATATCAATGTCATGATTCTTATCGCTTGCTTGGAACATCTCCGGTTCGGAGCATGTATTCCACATATTCCTCGACCGTCATCCGTGGACGGTATAATTCATTCCAATCGGATTCGCTTTCAAGTTTCTCGGCATACTTGGTACAGTACTCGAAGAGTTTTGAAAGGTCTTTAAACTGTGGTTTAAACAGACCGCCTGCTTTCAAGACAAACAAGGGGATATGGATAATCTTCATGGCCGACTTATAGGCCAGGATAAATTTCTCAGCGGCCTGGTCGAAGGTGAGCGGGGTTGATCCCTGGGCATTAAAAGTGCGATTGACGAGATTTTTTCTGAAAGCTTCGGCGACCATCCGGCCATAATCATCACCCGCAATCCAGTAAATTGGGTGCGGAGGGCGGCCCATGATGGCCAGTCTGTTGCCCTGTACAAAAAGCGGCAGCGATTCATGGAACCAGCTCGGGCGGAAAATAATATAGGGGTGGCCGGATCCCTTGATCAGTTCCTCCGCTTCATATTTCTGGTCGGCATCGAGCCACCACCCGTCGGTCGGTCTGACGCCCAAACCACTCAGCTTGGAAATAACAATATCATCACGGTCGGCCAGCGCCTCGATGACATTTTTGGTGCCGTCGAGTTCGGGCCGGAAGGCGGCCTTGTGCCGCAAGGTGGCCAGATTGAGATAGACAATATCGGCGCCGACAGCGGCCCGGCGAATGGAGTCTATATTTGTAAGGTCCCCTTCGACAATTTCGGTCTCGGACGGAAGCAGCGCGGCAGCTTTGGCTTTATCACGAGCCATGGTCCTGACGGCGAAACCTTCCTTGAGAAGCCGCCTGACCACCGGTCTTCCCAGCATCCCATGCCCGCCGATGATAAGGATTTTTTTCATAATTCCCTTCTCCTGAAAAGTGCATTTTACAATCTATACGGTGTTGATATTTTGAAAGCAAGGAGGAATTGGAGCGAGACTGGCCAGATTTGTGAACAGCTAGGGTAGGCAAGAATTCTACAAATCTAGTCAAAAAGAAATAAAAAAGGATATAGGAAATAAAAAAAATCTATTTTTATCTTGACAATTTTGGCGTTTTGGCGATTATAAGAATAATCCGCTTATGCG
This is a stretch of genomic DNA from candidate division Zixibacteria bacterium HGW-Zixibacteria-1. It encodes these proteins:
- a CDS encoding Zn-dependent protease, yielding MRRFFITCLLMLIISVGGFAQDQRDLPIRPVNTFSIVCYDSATGQFGAAVQSHWFKVGDVIWLEPGIGAVATQSLVEFSYGPLGLAMMRNGKSAEQALEGLLVSDPDNAVRQVAMIDKNGVVATHTGGKCIAEAGHLIGKNYSVQTNLMRNATVWPAMAKAFENSEGDLADKMMAALEAAQNEGGDIRGKQSAAMVVVSGTPTGMPWKDRLIDIRVDDSPEPLVELRRLLNISRAYEHMDKGDIYITEKDFVRAKEEYMKASEMAPGNPEVLFWYAATLVTAGEVESSLPIFKQVFLIDESWRELVPRLVDAELLPDDREIIDRIIKP